From the genome of Candidatus Palauibacter polyketidifaciens:
CGCCCGGAACATTCAGCGAGCAGGCGGCGCGGACCTACGACCGGGCGGCGCGCCACGTCGCGTTCCGGGACATTGCGGGCGTCGTGCAGGCGGCGGACAGCGGGGACGTCGACGAGGCCATCGTCCCGCTGGAGAACAGCACGGAGGGCCCCGTCACGCTCACGACGGACCTCCTCGTCCACCACACGGACCTCCGGATCCGGCGCGAAGTCATCCTTCCGATCCACCACTGTCTGCTGACGGAGGGCAGCGTCGATCTCGACGAGGTGAAGGTCGTCTATTCCCATCCGCAGGCGATCGCCCAGTGCCGCGCATCTCTGGCGCGCCTGGTACCGAACGCGGAAGCCGTGGCGTCGCTGAGCACCGTGAGCGCGGTGCAGGACATGCAGATCGAGGGGCCGGGGGCGGCGGCCATATCGAGCTGGCGGGCGGCCGAGGTCCTCGGCGCCTTCGTGCGCGCATCCCCCATCGAGGACGTGCCGGGAAACCGCACCCGGTTCGTCGTGCTGGCGCGGAAGGACCACGAGCCGACCGGGAGGGACAAGTCGTCGATCTGCTTCGACTTCGCGGCGGACGGACCGGGCACGCTCTACCTGTCGCTCGGTGAACTGGCGGACCGCGGGATCAACATGCTCAAGATCGAATCCCGGCCCGCGAAGAGCAGCCTCGGGCGGTACATCTTCCTCATCGACCTGGAGGGGCACCGCACGGACCCGCTCGTGGCGGAAGCGCTGGACCGAATCAGGGAGCGTGCGTCGTCCTTCAAGATCCTGGGTTCCTACCCGAAGGCGGCGACACCGGAAACCTGAGAAACCGGGTTCGTTATCCCGCGACCCTCGGCGGCGTTCCCAGTCGCGTCAGATTCGTCCCGAGGACGCCCTCCACGGCGGCGGCCCGGGCGAGGAGTTCGAGGTCCGTGCCGGAGGGTCCCATCAACTGCAGACCCACGGGCATGCCTTCACCGTCCAGCCCGGCGGGAAGCGAGATCGCGCACATGTCGAGCATGCTGGCGGGGCAGGTGCCGGAGAGCATGGCGCGGTTAGCCTTCCGGTAGGCGTTGAGTCGGGCGAGCGCCGCGAGCGGCGGCGGCGAGATCGGGAGCGTGGGCGCGGCGAGGAGGTCGATCCGTTCCGCGTCGAGCCGGGCGTGAAGGTCGGTCGAGAGTCGGCGGCGGTGCTGGTGAGCGGCGATATACTCGAGCGCCGGCACCCCGGTCGCCGCCTCCAGCCGCGTTCCGATGATGGGATCCAGCAGCGGAATCCAGGCCGGCAGTTCACGTTGCAGGAACCCCACGAATTCGGGCTGGACGATGGGTCCGGAGAGGTAGCGTTCCGCGGCTTCGTCCAACTCGGGAGCGTCGAGCTCGAGCA
Proteins encoded in this window:
- the pheA gene encoding prephenate dehydratase, with product MKETNDGVLEFPAATGSRARGRVRVGYLGPPGTFSEQAARTYDRAARHVAFRDIAGVVQAADSGDVDEAIVPLENSTEGPVTLTTDLLVHHTDLRIRREVILPIHHCLLTEGSVDLDEVKVVYSHPQAIAQCRASLARLVPNAEAVASLSTVSAVQDMQIEGPGAAAISSWRAAEVLGAFVRASPIEDVPGNRTRFVVLARKDHEPTGRDKSSICFDFAADGPGTLYLSLGELADRGINMLKIESRPAKSSLGRYIFLIDLEGHRTDPLVAEALDRIRERASSFKILGSYPKAATPET